The following proteins are encoded in a genomic region of Diadema setosum chromosome 10, eeDiaSeto1, whole genome shotgun sequence:
- the LOC140233843 gene encoding interleukin 17-like protein: MAQEFQRIIVFLIVIAGLAASNPLGGLPSIPMPPNQPDGTQCLSPDPAEQARRAQNAHNLFPFKNVFAVQSFNSPSPDLFADQTPMGNCPLDGKKKVIDVLTDSSCPFTYVTCYDPDRIPSQITVTQCQCTACLDPHTSKPDLNLSCQPVYYNMPVLKKKGCDNNGLFQYELEIEKVPVSCACMRRA; the protein is encoded by the exons ATGGCACAG GAATTCCAGCGGATTATCGTGTTTCTGATCGTCATCGCAGGGCTAGCCGCCTCGAACCCATTAGGGGGTCTGCCCAGTATCCCCATGCCCCCTAATCAGCCAGACGGTACGCAATGCCTCTCACCGGATCCAGCTGAACAGGCCAGGAGAGCCCAAAATGCACACAACCTTTTTCCGTTCAAAAACGTTTTTGCCGTGCAAAGCTTCAATTCCCCATCGCCCGACCTCTTCGCTGATCAAACTCCAATGGGAAACTGTCCTCTTGATGGT aagaaaaaagtcatcGATGTACTTACAG ACTCATCATGTCCCTTCACCTACGTCACCTGCTACGACCCAGATCGCATCCCGAGTCAGATCACGGTGACTCAGTGCCAGTGCACGGCCTGTCTCGACCCCCACACCAGCAAACCCGATCTGAATCTAAGCTGCCAACCAGTGTATTACAACATGCCTGTGTTGAAGAAGAAAGGCTGCGACAATAATGGTCTATTTCAGTATGAG CTGGAGATAGAAAAGGTCCCCGTCTCCTGTGCCTGCATGCGGCGAGCCTGA